A single region of the Buteo buteo chromosome 16, bButBut1.hap1.1, whole genome shotgun sequence genome encodes:
- the LOC142040454 gene encoding NACHT, LRR and PYD domains-containing protein 3-like isoform X1, whose product MAGEERALAVLLQALQDLAPKDFQEFKTKLSEVHVEGGWNIPKDSLAKAAHPSALVSCVGKNYSEDAVMDIAIGLFEEMNQRDLAEKLLDEKVKEYKQKYREHVVREFLRYKEVNSCLGKNLSVKSRYTALTIARKPRSKHGGEHEAVGTSHGRADASNGPATITVTAQTLFKADEDGQTPQVVVLVGAPGMGKTMTVRKVMVEWVEGTAYAQFDYVFCIDCKDVAFTEEASVADLVSKCCPHRQMPAGKILDDQKKILFIFDGFEALGFSLVQPEDELSSDPREVKPLETTLMSLLKKTVLPESSLLITTRPTALQSLGQCLEGEYYAEILGFSAAMREEYFHRYFENDNKANTAFSFARGNKILYSLCVIPVMSWTICTILEQELNKKKNLTECSKATTQMSVFYLSRLMKCRDRDNPQDLQQFLRKLCSLAADGIWKHKVLFEEKEIKDHSLDQPDLLPLFLNEKISKKGVDHGNVYSFTHLHLQEFFAAMFYVLEDDEEMVDDAGALVKDVNMLLESYSESRKDLNLTVRFLFGLVSQKSVEYANEIIGCRISSRAREDMLRWLQGRPRGISHPGQALKVSELDTFHFLFEMNEKSFVQSALGHFTEIDLQDIRLTLYDQMALSFCLRQWVGLGCVTLRGCSFVQQDPGEELAASVPCSDASGAGGRPCPLAEEEPDSPIHPLCRALRHPGSDLRVLRLQWCGLSESCCAELSALLAEHPSLDRLELGDGTLGDGGVRLLCEGLRQPGCRLRVLRLRYSRLTSACCEDLAGVLGASPHLEELDLSFSEGLRDAGARLLCEGLQNRACRLQTLRLGSCRLTGACCRTLAARLVESPRLTCLDLSDNELGADGILQLCQQLRHPACPLQALGLSTSGLNEDVLQELAALRALKPNLKIGYLLEQDAPQAGAMARLPFNRGVLPGTGGPGGRKALPSCRRGPCNNRSRF is encoded by the exons atggcaggggaagagcgtgcGTTAGCTGTCCTCTTACAAGCGCTGCAAGATCTCGCACCTAAAGACTTTCAGGAGTTTAAGACGAAGTTATCGGAGGTTCACGTGGAAGGAGGATGGAATATCCCCAAGGATTCGCTGGCGAAGGCTGCCCACCCTTCCGCACTTGTCAGCTGCGTGGGCAAGAACTACAGCGAAGATGCTGTGATGGACATAGCGATTGGATTGTTCGAAGAGATGAACCAGAGAGACCTCGCGGAGAAACTCCTGGACGAGAAGGTGAAAG AGTACAAGCAGAAGTACAGAGAGCACGTGGTCCGGGAGTTCCTCCGGTACAAAGAAGTGAACTCCTGTCTCGGGAAGAACCTGTCCGTCAAGAGCCGCTACACTGCCCTGACCATCGCCAGGAAGCCTCGGAGCAAGCACGGAGGCGAGCATGAAGCTGTGGGCACCAGCCACGGACGTGCCGACGCCAGCAACGGACCAGCCACCATCACCGTCACCGCACAGACGCTGTTTAAAGCCGACGAAGATGGGCAAACGCCGCAGGTCGTGGTGCTGGTGGGGGCCCCGGGGATGGGGAAGACGATGACGGTCAGGAAGGTGATGGTGGAGTGGGTGGAAGGGACCGCCTACGCGCAGTTTGACTATGTCTTCTGCATAGACTGTAAAGACGTTGCCTTTACCGAGGAAGCGAGTGTGGCAGACCTGGTTTCAAAGTGCTGCCCTCACAGGCAAATGCCAGCTGGGAAGATCCTGGATGACCAGAAGAAGATCCTGTTCATTTTTGATGGCTTTGAGGCCCTGGGATTTTCCTTGGTTCAGCCCGAAGATGAGCTGAGCTCTGACCCCAGGGAAGTGAAGCCTCTGGAAACCACCCTGATGAGCTTGTTGAAGAAGACTGTTCTCCCCGAGTCCTCCTTGCTCATCACCACGAGGCCAACGGCTCTTCAAAGCCTGGGGCAGTGCCTGGAGGGTGAGTATTACGCGGAAATATTAGGATTTTCAGCAGCCATGAGAGAAGAATATTTCCACAGGTATTTTGAGAATGACAATAAAGCCAACACGGCCTTCAGCTTTGCCAGAGGCAACAAGATCCTCTACAGCTTGTGCGTCATCCCTGTCATGAGCTGGACCATCTGCACCATCCTTGAACAGGAGcttaacaagaagaaaaacctcaCTGAGTGCTCTAAAGCCACCACACAGATGAGCGTGTTTTACCTTTCCCGGTTAATGAAGTGCAGAGACAGGGACAACCCGCAGGACCTCCAGCAGTTCCTACGCAAGCTTTGCTCCTTGGCTGCCGACGGCATCTGGAAGCACAAGGTCCTCTTTGAGGAGAAGGAAATCAAGGACCATAGCTTGGACCAGCCAGACCTTCTCCCCCTCTTCCTCAACGAGAAGATCTCGAAGAAAGGCGTAGACCATGGGAACGTCTACAGCTTCACCCACCTGCACCTCCAGGAGTTTTTTGCGGCGATGTTTTATGTTCTGGAGGATGATGAGGAAATGGTCGACGATGCGGGGGCTCTTGTGAAGGATGTAAATATGTTATTAGAAAGCTATAGCGAGTCCAGGAAGGATTTGAACTTAACAGTGCGGTTCCTGTTTGGTCTGGTAAGTCAAAAATCGGTAGAGTACGCGAACGAAATCATTGGGTGCAGAATTTCATCGCGAGCCAGGGAAGATATGCTGAGGTGGCTTCAGGGGAGGCCCAGAGGCATCTCCCATCCCGGCCAAGCGCTGAAGGTTTCAGAGTTGGACACTTTCCACTTTTTGTTTGAGATGAACGAGAAAAGCTTCGTGCAAAGCGCGTTGGGTCATTTCACTGAGATAGACTTGCAGGACATCAGGTTGACCCTGTACGACCAAATGgctctttccttctgcctcaGGCAGTGGGTTGGGCTGGGCTGCGTCACCCTCCGGGGATGCTCCTTCGTCCAGCAGGATCCCGGGGAAGAGCTGGCCGCATCGGTGCCTTG ctccGATGCCTCGGGAGCCGGAGGACGTCCCTGTCCCCTCGCCGAGGAGGAACCGGACTCCCCCATCCACCCGCTCTGCCGGGCGCTGCGGCACCCGGGCAGCGACCTGCGGGTTCTGCG gctgcagTGGTGCGGGCTGTCGGAGAGCTGCTGCGCGGAGCTGTCGGCGCTGCTGGCCGAACACCCCAGCCTGGACCGGCTGGAGCTGGGCGACGGCACGCTGGGCGACGGCGGCGTGCGCCTGCTCTGCGAGGGGCTGCGGCAGCCTGGCTGCCGCCTGCGCGTCCTGCG GCTGCGGTACTCCCGCCTCACCAGCGCCTGCTGCGAGGACCTCGCCGGCGTGCTGGGCGCCAGCCCACACCTGGAGGAGCTGGATTTGTCCTTCAGCGAGGGGCTGCGCGATGCCGGCGCGCGGCTGCTGTGCGAGGGGCTCCAGAACCGCGCCTGCCGGCTGCAGACGCTGCG GCTGGGGAGCTGCCGGCTGACCGGTGCCTGCTGCCGAACCCTGGCCGCTCGGCTGGTGGAGAGCCCTCGTCTCACCTGCCTGGACCTGAGCGACAACGAGCTGGGAGCCGACGGcatcctgcagctctgccagcagctccgGCATCCCGCCTGCCCGCTGCAGGCCCTGGG ACTGAGCACCTCCGGGTTAAACGAAGatgtgctgcaggagctggccGCCCTGCGGGCACTGAAGCCCAACCTGAAGATCGGGTACCTCCTCGAGCAGGACGCGCCGCAAGCGGGGGCCATGGCCCGGCTGCCCTTCAACCGTGGGGTCCTGCCGGGCACCGGGGGGCCAGGGGGCAGGAAGGCGCTCCCCTCTTGTAGGAGAGGTCCTTGCAACAACCGGAGCCGTTTCTAG
- the LOC142040454 gene encoding NACHT, LRR and PYD domains-containing protein 3-like isoform X2: protein MAGEERALAVLLQALQDLAPKDFQEFKTKLSEVHVEGGWNIPKDSLAKAAHPSALVSCVGKNYSEDAVMDIAIGLFEEMNQRDLAEKLLDEKVKEYKQKYREHVVREFLRYKEVNSCLGKNLSVKSRYTALTIARKPRSKHGGEHEAVGTSHGRADASNGPATITVTAQTLFKADEDGQTPQVVVLVGAPGMGKTMTVRKVMVEWVEGTAYAQFDYVFCIDCKDVAFTEEASVADLVSKCCPHRQMPAGKILDDQKKILFIFDGFEALGFSLVQPEDELSSDPREVKPLETTLMSLLKKTVLPESSLLITTRPTALQSLGQCLEGEYYAEILGFSAAMREEYFHRYFENDNKANTAFSFARGNKILYSLCVIPVMSWTICTILEQELNKKKNLTECSKATTQMSVFYLSRLMKCRDRDNPQDLQQFLRKLCSLAADGIWKHKVLFEEKEIKDHSLDQPDLLPLFLNEKISKKGVDHGNVYSFTHLHLQEFFAAMFYVLEDDEEMVDDAGALVKDVNMLLESYSESRKDLNLTVRFLFGLAVGWAGLRHPPGMLLRPAGSRGRAGRIGALLRCLGSRRTSLSPRRGGTGLPHPPALPGAAAPGQRPAGSAAAVVRAVGELLRGAVGAAGRTPQPGPAGAGRRHAGRRRRAPALRGAAAAWLPPARPAAAVLPPHQRLLRGPRRRAGRQPTPGGAGFVLQRGAARCRRAAAVRGAPEPRLPAADAAAGELPADRCLLPNPGRSAGGEPSSHLPGPERQRAGSRRHPAALPAAPASRLPAAGPGTEHLRVKRRCAAGAGRPAGTEAQPEDRVPPRAGRAASGGHGPAALQPWGPAGHRGARGQEGAPLL, encoded by the exons atggcaggggaagagcgtgcGTTAGCTGTCCTCTTACAAGCGCTGCAAGATCTCGCACCTAAAGACTTTCAGGAGTTTAAGACGAAGTTATCGGAGGTTCACGTGGAAGGAGGATGGAATATCCCCAAGGATTCGCTGGCGAAGGCTGCCCACCCTTCCGCACTTGTCAGCTGCGTGGGCAAGAACTACAGCGAAGATGCTGTGATGGACATAGCGATTGGATTGTTCGAAGAGATGAACCAGAGAGACCTCGCGGAGAAACTCCTGGACGAGAAGGTGAAAG AGTACAAGCAGAAGTACAGAGAGCACGTGGTCCGGGAGTTCCTCCGGTACAAAGAAGTGAACTCCTGTCTCGGGAAGAACCTGTCCGTCAAGAGCCGCTACACTGCCCTGACCATCGCCAGGAAGCCTCGGAGCAAGCACGGAGGCGAGCATGAAGCTGTGGGCACCAGCCACGGACGTGCCGACGCCAGCAACGGACCAGCCACCATCACCGTCACCGCACAGACGCTGTTTAAAGCCGACGAAGATGGGCAAACGCCGCAGGTCGTGGTGCTGGTGGGGGCCCCGGGGATGGGGAAGACGATGACGGTCAGGAAGGTGATGGTGGAGTGGGTGGAAGGGACCGCCTACGCGCAGTTTGACTATGTCTTCTGCATAGACTGTAAAGACGTTGCCTTTACCGAGGAAGCGAGTGTGGCAGACCTGGTTTCAAAGTGCTGCCCTCACAGGCAAATGCCAGCTGGGAAGATCCTGGATGACCAGAAGAAGATCCTGTTCATTTTTGATGGCTTTGAGGCCCTGGGATTTTCCTTGGTTCAGCCCGAAGATGAGCTGAGCTCTGACCCCAGGGAAGTGAAGCCTCTGGAAACCACCCTGATGAGCTTGTTGAAGAAGACTGTTCTCCCCGAGTCCTCCTTGCTCATCACCACGAGGCCAACGGCTCTTCAAAGCCTGGGGCAGTGCCTGGAGGGTGAGTATTACGCGGAAATATTAGGATTTTCAGCAGCCATGAGAGAAGAATATTTCCACAGGTATTTTGAGAATGACAATAAAGCCAACACGGCCTTCAGCTTTGCCAGAGGCAACAAGATCCTCTACAGCTTGTGCGTCATCCCTGTCATGAGCTGGACCATCTGCACCATCCTTGAACAGGAGcttaacaagaagaaaaacctcaCTGAGTGCTCTAAAGCCACCACACAGATGAGCGTGTTTTACCTTTCCCGGTTAATGAAGTGCAGAGACAGGGACAACCCGCAGGACCTCCAGCAGTTCCTACGCAAGCTTTGCTCCTTGGCTGCCGACGGCATCTGGAAGCACAAGGTCCTCTTTGAGGAGAAGGAAATCAAGGACCATAGCTTGGACCAGCCAGACCTTCTCCCCCTCTTCCTCAACGAGAAGATCTCGAAGAAAGGCGTAGACCATGGGAACGTCTACAGCTTCACCCACCTGCACCTCCAGGAGTTTTTTGCGGCGATGTTTTATGTTCTGGAGGATGATGAGGAAATGGTCGACGATGCGGGGGCTCTTGTGAAGGATGTAAATATGTTATTAGAAAGCTATAGCGAGTCCAGGAAGGATTTGAACTTAACAGTGCGGTTCCTGTTTGGTCTG GCAGTGGGTTGGGCTGGGCTGCGTCACCCTCCGGGGATGCTCCTTCGTCCAGCAGGATCCCGGGGAAGAGCTGGCCGCATCGGTGCCTTG ctccGATGCCTCGGGAGCCGGAGGACGTCCCTGTCCCCTCGCCGAGGAGGAACCGGACTCCCCCATCCACCCGCTCTGCCGGGCGCTGCGGCACCCGGGCAGCGACCTGCGGGTTCTGCG gctgcagTGGTGCGGGCTGTCGGAGAGCTGCTGCGCGGAGCTGTCGGCGCTGCTGGCCGAACACCCCAGCCTGGACCGGCTGGAGCTGGGCGACGGCACGCTGGGCGACGGCGGCGTGCGCCTGCTCTGCGAGGGGCTGCGGCAGCCTGGCTGCCGCCTGCGCGTCCTGCG GCTGCGGTACTCCCGCCTCACCAGCGCCTGCTGCGAGGACCTCGCCGGCGTGCTGGGCGCCAGCCCACACCTGGAGGAGCTGGATTTGTCCTTCAGCGAGGGGCTGCGCGATGCCGGCGCGCGGCTGCTGTGCGAGGGGCTCCAGAACCGCGCCTGCCGGCTGCAGACGCTGCG GCTGGGGAGCTGCCGGCTGACCGGTGCCTGCTGCCGAACCCTGGCCGCTCGGCTGGTGGAGAGCCCTCGTCTCACCTGCCTGGACCTGAGCGACAACGAGCTGGGAGCCGACGGcatcctgcagctctgccagcagctccgGCATCCCGCCTGCCCGCTGCAGGCCCTGGG ACTGAGCACCTCCGGGTTAAACGAAGatgtgctgcaggagctggccGCCCTGCGGGCACTGAAGCCCAACCTGAAGATCGGGTACCTCCTCGAGCAGGACGCGCCGCAAGCGGGGGCCATGGCCCGGCTGCCCTTCAACCGTGGGGTCCTGCCGGGCACCGGGGGGCCAGGGGGCAGGAAGGCGCTCCCCTCTTGTAG